A single region of the Marinobacter salinus genome encodes:
- a CDS encoding DsbA family oxidoreductase, with protein sequence MLPGAPMTTVKIDIVSDIACPWCAIGYARLEKAMEELKEEMEFTIEWHAFELNPDSSGNGEPILQALSRKYGRSPEEMQENQAHMMKIAAELGLNFSKLQERHTRNTFDAHRLVKWAGEQGKQTEMKMACFDAYFGHALNISDVDVLADCVEAIGLDSDEAREVLASDRYADTVREDEARYQQAGVSAVPAYIINQKYLVSGAQEPNTLIGAFREITSES encoded by the coding sequence ATCCTACCGGGAGCTCCCATGACAACTGTGAAAATCGACATTGTTTCTGACATCGCCTGCCCCTGGTGCGCCATCGGCTATGCCCGGCTGGAAAAAGCCATGGAGGAGCTGAAGGAAGAGATGGAGTTCACCATTGAATGGCACGCGTTTGAACTGAATCCGGATTCGTCCGGCAACGGGGAACCCATTCTTCAGGCCCTGAGCCGGAAGTACGGGCGGAGTCCCGAGGAAATGCAGGAAAACCAGGCGCACATGATGAAGATAGCCGCAGAGCTTGGACTCAACTTCAGTAAACTGCAGGAGCGCCATACCCGAAACACCTTTGATGCCCACCGACTGGTGAAATGGGCGGGTGAACAGGGCAAACAGACCGAAATGAAAATGGCGTGTTTTGACGCCTATTTCGGCCATGCCCTCAACATCTCGGATGTGGATGTATTGGCCGACTGCGTTGAAGCAATCGGACTCGACAGCGACGAAGCGCGAGAGGTGCTGGCTTCTGACCGCTATGCGGATACCGTCCGGGAAGATGAAGCCCGGTATCAGCAGGCAGGCGTATCTGCCGTGCCAGCCTACATCATCAATCAGAAATACCTGGTGTCCGGCGCCCAGGAACCGAACACGCTTATTGGTGCGTTCCGGGAGATTACGTCAGAGAGCTGA
- a CDS encoding dicarboxylate/amino acid:cation symporter, with amino-acid sequence MTDNGNGNGSSYYPRPLRHLSSYLSGLVQGRLWLKVLVGMFLGLIVGTLLGPSVGLVEPATGTLIGNWLAFPGQLFLATIQMIVIPLVIASVVRGLAASEDLDQLRKLGLRVTGFFVITTAIAASIGLWIGSLMNPGSMMTGLAPPEASTLNGASTAAMPSVVELPKTLIGLLPGNPLDAMVEGQMLQVVIFSIIVGIALVSMAPEKSRPMLDLLDSLQQVCMTVVRWAMRLAPFAVFGLMAQLTTTIGFQAMLGMASYVATVLVGLLLMLGVYMLILKLLAGQPPIQFIKDSRDVLLLAFSTSSSAAVMPLSIRTAEDKLGVRPSVSQFVIPLGATINMNGTALYQAVATVFLAQVYGIDLSMGSMALVVAMAVGASIGSPATPGVGIVILAMVLQTVGIPPGGIALIMGVDRILDMCRTAINVTGDLVTCRLMENWSGTRLPAEPLPQEP; translated from the coding sequence ATGACCGATAACGGCAACGGCAACGGCTCAAGCTATTATCCTCGCCCCCTCCGCCATCTGAGCAGCTATCTTTCCGGGCTGGTTCAGGGACGACTCTGGCTGAAAGTACTCGTCGGTATGTTTCTCGGGCTTATTGTCGGCACCTTGCTCGGCCCCTCGGTTGGACTCGTGGAGCCTGCCACGGGCACCCTGATTGGTAACTGGCTGGCCTTCCCGGGGCAACTGTTCCTGGCCACCATTCAGATGATCGTGATCCCCCTGGTCATTGCCTCGGTTGTCAGGGGGCTGGCCGCCAGCGAAGACCTGGATCAACTCCGCAAACTGGGGCTGCGAGTCACCGGTTTTTTTGTCATCACCACGGCCATCGCCGCGTCGATAGGGCTCTGGATTGGCAGCCTGATGAATCCGGGCAGCATGATGACAGGCCTGGCGCCCCCGGAAGCATCCACACTGAACGGTGCCAGCACCGCCGCCATGCCCAGCGTGGTGGAACTTCCCAAAACCCTGATCGGCCTGCTCCCGGGGAATCCGCTGGACGCCATGGTCGAAGGCCAGATGCTGCAGGTGGTGATTTTCTCCATCATTGTCGGCATCGCTCTGGTCAGCATGGCCCCTGAAAAATCCCGGCCAATGCTGGACCTGCTGGACTCCCTGCAACAGGTCTGCATGACCGTGGTTCGCTGGGCCATGCGGCTGGCACCGTTTGCCGTATTCGGGTTGATGGCACAACTCACCACGACGATCGGTTTCCAGGCCATGCTGGGCATGGCCTCCTATGTCGCGACCGTACTGGTGGGCCTGCTGCTTATGCTCGGAGTCTACATGCTGATTCTGAAACTGCTGGCGGGCCAGCCGCCCATCCAGTTCATCAAGGACAGCCGTGACGTGTTGCTGCTCGCGTTTTCTACGTCAAGCTCAGCCGCTGTAATGCCCCTGTCGATCCGCACAGCGGAAGACAAGCTCGGAGTCCGTCCCTCAGTCTCCCAATTTGTTATCCCGCTGGGTGCCACCATCAACATGAATGGCACCGCGCTGTATCAGGCTGTGGCAACGGTCTTCCTGGCTCAGGTCTACGGCATTGATCTCAGCATGGGCAGCATGGCGCTGGTTGTGGCTATGGCTGTGGGTGCCTCCATCGGCTCACCTGCCACGCCGGGCGTGGGCATCGTCATTCTGGCAATGGTGTTGCAGACCGTCGGCATTCCACCCGGTGGCATTGCATTAATCATGGGTGTAGATCGGATTCTGGATATGTGTCGTACTGCCATCAACGTTACCGGAGACCTGGTCACCTGCCGACTGATGGAAAACTGGTCCGGTACCCGGCTCCCTGCAGAGCCGCTTCCCCAGGAACCCTGA
- a CDS encoding pseudouridine synthase, whose amino-acid sequence MKLSRILSNRNGISRKRANALIAAGRVTVNNIVCREAAGEIDRFARVNLDDAVIQAGSAAHYLMLNKPAGYLSATVDDTHNTVLDLIPPDLHRDLHIAGRLDRASTGLLILTNDGTWSRQLTEPEVKTPKVYRVSTASPIAPETAERFAEGIWFEFEQLRTSPAQLELLGPREARVTIYEGRYHQVKRMFHAVDNRITALHREKMGDIRLDESLIPGVYRPLTKAEISSVR is encoded by the coding sequence ATGAAGCTTTCCAGAATTCTCAGCAATCGGAATGGTATAAGCCGCAAGCGGGCCAATGCCTTGATAGCGGCTGGGCGGGTTACGGTCAATAACATTGTATGCCGGGAAGCGGCAGGGGAAATCGACCGCTTCGCACGTGTCAATCTGGATGATGCGGTGATTCAGGCCGGCTCTGCAGCCCATTATCTGATGCTTAACAAGCCCGCTGGCTATCTGAGCGCGACCGTGGATGACACTCATAACACGGTTCTGGATCTCATTCCGCCGGACCTTCACAGGGATCTGCACATCGCTGGACGACTTGACCGAGCGAGCACCGGACTGCTGATTCTCACCAACGATGGCACCTGGTCCCGCCAGCTGACCGAACCGGAAGTAAAAACACCGAAGGTGTACCGGGTTTCCACCGCCAGCCCGATTGCGCCGGAGACCGCTGAGCGGTTTGCCGAAGGCATCTGGTTTGAGTTCGAGCAACTCAGAACTTCACCAGCCCAACTCGAATTGCTCGGCCCCAGGGAAGCCCGGGTCACCATTTACGAAGGTCGCTATCATCAGGTAAAGCGCATGTTTCATGCCGTCGACAACCGGATAACTGCGTTGCACCGCGAGAAGATGGGCGATATCCGGCTTGACGAAAGCCTCATCCCCGGTGTTTACCGTCCGCTGACCAAGGCAGAGATCAGCTCCGTCCGGTAA
- a CDS encoding TIGR02647 family protein codes for MPFSDDHLAELNLLAQFPSTSAQEGIKVHSHTAAPETVKAAEHLFERGLISQKDGGYLTPLGSEAVELTQKLQSILSA; via the coding sequence ATGCCATTCTCTGATGATCACCTTGCTGAACTCAATCTTCTGGCTCAGTTTCCGTCCACATCTGCTCAGGAGGGCATCAAGGTGCATTCCCACACGGCGGCTCCGGAAACAGTGAAAGCCGCTGAACACCTTTTTGAACGGGGGCTGATCAGCCAGAAGGATGGCGGTTATCTGACGCCACTGGGGTCCGAAGCGGTGGAGCTTACCCAGAAGCTCCAGTCCATTCTGAGTGCCTGA